AAGGCTTTGTTGCTGTTGAGTAATACGCCATAGTTGAGGCTATCGTCGCCGTACATCTTCAATGTAGCGAGGATAAAGGCACCTCCCAGGAGCTCGAACACCAGCGAAACGGTGGTTGAGGTTGGCATACCCAGCGTATTGAACACATCCAGGATAATCACATCCGTCACCATCACGGCTAGAAAGAGCGTCATCACTTCTTCAAAGGTGAAGTGGTCTGGACTCATGATGCCGTGTCGGGCGATATCCATCATTCCCGATGACATGATGGCTCCCAATACTACACCGCAGGATGCGATGATCAGCACCGTGCGAAACTTTGCCACCTTAGCTCCGATGGCAGATTGCAGGAAGTTAACAGCGTCGTTGCTGACTCCTACGAAGAGATCAAACACTGCCAAACAGAGCAGGAAGATCACGATACAAAGATAAATCGTACTCATTACTTATTTAATGTTTATTGTTATTATCCTAATTCCTTCGTTTTCGGGTGCAAAGGTACGTAAGGGATGTTACAGGCTATTTAAACAGATGTTACAATCTGGTTAAAATGGAGAAATGGCTAGGGCCCTTAGGTTCGATATAATTCTTCCCTTAAAGGAATTGCTTTCTACCTTTAAAGGAAAATGTTTCTAGAGTTAGCAGAAAGTTTCGTTCAGCGACGTTGAATGTCCGTTCAGCGACGTTGAATGTATGTTCAGCGACGTTGAATGTAGGTTCAACGACGTTGAACGGAACTTTCTTCTAGTCTTAAAAACAATTTCGTTGTGGTTTCTTGGGAAAAGAAAAAGGAGATAAAGATAATAAAAAGCATGATTTTCCGATAATATTAGAAAACGAAAAAAGAATATGATGAAACAATTTGAACATATCAAAGCGATAGCTTTTGATGCCGATGATACGTTGTGGGCTTTGCAAAACTACTTCGAGGAAGTGGAACATGAGTATTGCGATCTGCTTTCGGAGTATGGAAACGAGAAGGAAATTTCTGCTGCCCTCCTGGAAACGGAGAGTAAGAATATGCCCGACTTGGGTTACGGCTGCAAGGCGTTCACCATCTCGCTGGTGGAGAATGCTGTAAAGGTGAGCCATGGAAAGGTGGAGGCAAACGTCATTGCGCAGATCGTGGATTTGGGCAAGAGTCTGCTGCATCTCGATGCCAAACCTTTGGAAGGCGTAGAGAAGACAATAGCCTGTCTGAAGGATAGATTCATACAAAATGCAGGAAATGCGTCCTTGAAATACAAGCTTGCAGTTTTTACTAAAGGTGAGTTGATGGATCAGGAAAACAAGTTGTGGCGTTCGGGGTTGCAGCGTTATTTCGATGTGGTGAGCATCGTGAGCGATAAGACTCCCGAGGCTTATCGTCGCCTTTGCAAGGAATTAGAGGTAAATTCTGATGAACTCGTGATGGTGGGCAACAGCTTCAAAAGCGATATTGCTCCGGCATTAAAAATCGGAGCTTCGGCTGTCCATATCCCCTTTCATACCACATGGGCGCATGAAAAGACAGAGGAATTTGAACATCCCAAGCTCCGTCGTATTTCAAGATTCGAGGAACTCCTCGATGTCTTGTAACTCGATGTCTTGTAACTCGATATTTTATAAGGGTCTTATAAAACCCTTATAAAATTCTTATACCACTTTATTCTTCTCCTTCTTCATCTTTCAATGATTCCAGCGTCTCCACGAATGGACTGTGGAAGGTGCTGAAGAGATGAAGAATCTCCTTGCGCTGCTCCTCTTCCTCATCCCAGAGGCTGATTTCACCCTTCTGATGAGCCTTGATGAGCTTGGCGCAACGCTTAATCTTGCGCTTGTTGTTGCGAGCCTGCAACTGGTCGCCCTGAATTGGCTTCTGGGTAACGAACGAGAAGGCTACAAGCTGGTTCATGAACATGTCGAACATAGGGTCGTCGTGACTCCAGTCGCTGTCTTTCAGCCAGAACCACTGGAACAGATATTTCTGCTCCATGGCAATGAGTTGCTGTCCCAGGGTATCCATGTCGATGCCCTTAGCCATCTGCTCCTTAACAAAGGCTACGAGACTTTCTGGATTGATTTCCATTTCTGCTTCGTGGGCGATAGAGCTGCCTGCAATATTGATGCGCCAACGATAGTTCTTGTTCTTGATGAGTGCAGAGTGGGCATTCATCATCAGCTCGCTCAACTTTCCCTCTGATGGAATCTGGTCAACCACGGCAAGGCGCTGGCGTTGGTCGCGTACCACTAGCTGGGCATCCTCGTGGCGCAATACGCAGAGATATACCAACTTGTTCTCGTCGAGTTGCAAGGTGAAGCGGTCGTTGTTGTCATCGCCCACGAACTCATAATGGTAGTTGTCCACCTGGTCGTGAGGAATCTCAATCTCCTCGTGCACCTTGTTGTTGTCTGCATCATAGAGAGAGAAACCGATATAAGGAATCTGGATGTTCATGGTGAAAGGATTACCTTCTTCAGGAATCAGCGTCAGGCGTAG
The Segatella copri DNA segment above includes these coding regions:
- a CDS encoding HAD family hydrolase — its product is MKQFEHIKAIAFDADDTLWALQNYFEEVEHEYCDLLSEYGNEKEISAALLETESKNMPDLGYGCKAFTISLVENAVKVSHGKVEANVIAQIVDLGKSLLHLDAKPLEGVEKTIACLKDRFIQNAGNASLKYKLAVFTKGELMDQENKLWRSGLQRYFDVVSIVSDKTPEAYRRLCKELEVNSDELVMVGNSFKSDIAPALKIGASAVHIPFHTTWAHEKTEEFEHPKLRRISRFEELLDVL